The following proteins come from a genomic window of Acinetobacter baumannii:
- a CDS encoding fatty acid desaturase family protein, with amino-acid sequence MALKVSIASKSAHLTPEQIEEFGRRVEQIRQDVMQSLGEQDAKYIYKVRNFVRYTEIASRGMLMFGGWIPPVWLLGTGLLGISKIVENMELGHNVMHGQFDWLNEPSLNGNTYDWDTIASGDDWRETHNYVHHTYTNIVGKDHDVGYGILRVSDQQKWEPRHLFNIPLALQLMFFFEWYVGVQNLHLEDALVYKTKSWKQVWKDAAKVRKKATRQVLKDYVFFPVISGPMFLPVFAGNVVANIIRNLWSSAVIFNGHFTEDAETFEPDNTDTETKAEWYLRQIRGSSNFSGTEWLHFMSGNLSHQIEHHLFPDMPANRYKEVAPKIKALCAEYGINYNEANFMRQFWSVWVRLAKCSLPNHTTAKVMQTLEKLKAKFKFA; translated from the coding sequence ATGGCATTAAAAGTTTCTATAGCTTCTAAATCTGCTCATTTAACCCCTGAGCAAATTGAAGAATTTGGCCGCCGTGTTGAGCAGATTCGTCAAGATGTTATGCAAAGTCTTGGTGAGCAAGATGCAAAATATATCTACAAAGTCCGTAACTTTGTTCGCTATACCGAAATCGCCTCACGTGGCATGTTGATGTTTGGTGGCTGGATTCCTCCTGTCTGGTTATTGGGTACAGGTTTACTGGGTATTTCTAAAATTGTAGAAAACATGGAACTTGGTCATAACGTTATGCACGGTCAGTTTGACTGGTTAAATGAACCAAGTCTGAATGGTAATACCTATGATTGGGATACCATTGCCTCTGGTGATGACTGGCGTGAAACACACAACTATGTACATCACACCTATACCAATATTGTCGGTAAAGATCATGATGTCGGTTATGGCATTTTGCGAGTAAGCGATCAACAGAAGTGGGAACCTCGTCACCTATTTAATATTCCTTTGGCTCTACAGTTAATGTTTTTCTTTGAATGGTATGTAGGTGTACAAAATCTACATCTTGAAGATGCATTAGTTTATAAAACCAAAAGCTGGAAACAGGTGTGGAAAGATGCGGCTAAGGTCCGTAAAAAAGCAACACGCCAAGTTTTAAAGGATTATGTGTTTTTCCCTGTGATCTCTGGTCCTATGTTTTTACCGGTTTTTGCAGGCAATGTAGTTGCTAATATTATTCGTAACTTGTGGTCATCTGCTGTGATTTTTAATGGCCACTTTACTGAAGATGCAGAAACGTTTGAGCCGGATAATACCGACACTGAAACTAAGGCAGAGTGGTATTTACGTCAGATTCGTGGTTCAAGTAATTTTAGTGGTACAGAATGGCTTCATTTTATGAGTGGTAATTTAAGCCATCAAATCGAACACCATTTATTTCCAGATATGCCTGCCAACCGCTATAAAGAAGTAGCACCGAAAATTAAGGCACTCTGTGCAGAATACGGCATTAACTACAATGAAGCTAATTTCATGCGTCAGTTCTGGAGTGTATGGGTGCGTTTAGCAAAATGCTCATTACCAAACCACACCACTGCAAAAGTGATGCAGACATTAGAAAAATTAAAAGCAAAATTCAAATTTGCCTAA
- a CDS encoding DUF6685 family protein: protein MLDTLLSVFSPKHKLYKNLKLKPFIDTYLVNSDSIAMTDVFPFHQIKDSLCMTGISPTNFVPGQNIVLNPHAKDNDSISYLGQDTQNHKPFYISTFAEELAEVFNPIFAETIHLETPCLLDLSEIGGFSNSKSDLSQYRSIDDFVKNACPDYISDVSMENLDQMLLWPEIRLLNSPDTTTDQFFIYGWSPKIFVQNAGGSHHMAAAHYLAKKLSQCVPIQGKVSLNLISNKALQNFDSKYAAFAVTHDALIDMGNDLSESGLEYQLVFFREREVNFIFFKKNDQNARIISLFNNLHASLNGALKTAVQAQLKNEALLTIMSANLSDTSKDQFFSTRPHLAEIYNHVQNEICLSGPKPTSPII from the coding sequence ATGTTAGACACTTTACTTTCGGTATTTTCACCAAAACATAAGCTTTATAAGAATCTCAAGCTAAAACCCTTTATTGATACCTATTTAGTCAATTCTGACAGCATCGCCATGACCGATGTTTTCCCTTTTCATCAAATCAAAGATTCTCTTTGTATGACTGGTATATCTCCTACTAATTTTGTACCAGGCCAAAACATTGTTTTGAATCCACATGCCAAAGATAACGATTCCATCAGCTACCTTGGTCAAGATACGCAAAATCATAAGCCGTTCTACATCTCTACCTTTGCTGAAGAATTGGCTGAAGTATTTAACCCGATTTTTGCAGAAACCATTCATCTTGAAACACCATGCTTACTTGACCTATCTGAAATTGGGGGGTTCTCAAATTCCAAGTCGGATTTAAGCCAGTACCGTAGCATTGATGATTTTGTAAAAAACGCATGCCCTGATTACATTAGTGATGTGAGTATGGAAAATTTAGATCAAATGTTGTTATGGCCAGAAATCCGTTTATTGAACTCTCCAGATACAACCACTGATCAATTTTTTATCTACGGCTGGAGCCCTAAGATTTTTGTTCAAAATGCTGGTGGATCACATCACATGGCTGCTGCACATTACTTGGCTAAGAAACTGAGCCAATGTGTGCCGATTCAAGGCAAAGTAAGTTTGAATCTTATCTCAAATAAAGCACTTCAAAACTTTGATTCAAAATACGCTGCGTTCGCCGTGACACATGATGCATTGATTGATATGGGGAATGATTTATCTGAATCAGGGCTTGAATATCAGCTGGTGTTTTTCCGTGAACGTGAAGTTAATTTTATCTTCTTCAAAAAAAATGATCAGAATGCCCGTATTATTTCGCTATTCAACAATCTGCATGCTTCATTGAATGGTGCATTAAAGACGGCGGTTCAAGCGCAACTCAAAAATGAAGCACTACTCACCATCATGAGTGCTAACCTCTCTGATACATCAAAAGATCAATTCTTTAGCACACGACCTCACTTGGCTGAGATCTACAATCACGTTCAAAACGAAATTTGTTTGAGTGGTCCTAAACCGACTAGCCCGATAATCTAA
- a CDS encoding TetR/AcrR family transcriptional regulator translates to MNLDRHTQFLMRKEKILSVAEKLLLENNQEITLDELVAELDIAKGTLYKHFRSKNELLLELIIQNEKQILEISQKYNTDFKEYAPRYMLHHLLTPGKTILLHQLEENLTMTESKLKHLFEELYEVRQQRILAIKDITESYLKSLNYDMSIRDYLSYIWSLTYGASLLLNSTYYQRSIGSRQKLINLYINQALSLPTQTTNFDALNFQIEDENSQN, encoded by the coding sequence ATGAATCTTGATCGTCATACACAGTTTTTGATGCGCAAAGAAAAAATTCTAAGCGTTGCAGAAAAATTGTTACTAGAAAACAATCAGGAAATTACTCTAGATGAATTAGTGGCCGAGCTAGATATTGCAAAAGGTACGCTTTATAAGCACTTTAGAAGTAAAAATGAACTTCTGCTTGAATTGATTATTCAAAATGAAAAACAAATTTTAGAAATTTCTCAAAAATATAATACTGATTTTAAAGAGTATGCACCACGGTACATGCTCCACCATTTGCTCACACCGGGAAAAACGATTTTATTGCATCAACTTGAAGAAAATCTGACGATGACAGAGTCTAAGTTGAAGCATCTTTTTGAAGAGCTTTATGAAGTTCGTCAACAACGTATTCTAGCGATTAAAGATATTACAGAAAGTTATTTAAAATCATTAAATTATGACATGTCGATTCGTGACTATTTATCTTATATCTGGTCACTCACTTACGGTGCATCGTTGCTTTTAAACTCAACTTATTATCAGCGTTCGATTGGTTCTCGCCAAAAATTAATTAATTTATATATTAATCAAGCATTATCACTACCTACCCAAACCACCAATTTTGATGCGCTCAATTTTCAGATTGAAGACGAGAATTCTCAAAATTAA
- a CDS encoding HAD family hydrolase, whose protein sequence is MMKAVLFDLDGTLIDTAADFIRIIQQMCRDARRPVVEADLIRTQVSEGARAMVKLVYPELDVTNPIFLAHRQNFLDLYGNNIVVDTDLFEGMYPLLEELEAQQIPWGIVTNKPRGLSESLLEKLNLTERCAVLVCPEDVSKTKPDPEPMYLAAKQLNIPANEIIYVGDHPRDIDAGRNADMYTILAAYGYLPIEHRDDLNAWQADSIVNTVTELHELLRQKLPALQENQRMIS, encoded by the coding sequence ATGATGAAGGCTGTTTTATTTGATTTAGACGGCACTCTCATCGATACGGCTGCCGACTTTATTCGTATTATTCAACAAATGTGCCGTGATGCAAGACGCCCTGTTGTAGAAGCCGATCTTATTCGTACACAAGTGTCTGAAGGTGCCCGTGCCATGGTCAAATTGGTCTACCCAGAGCTGGATGTGACTAATCCAATTTTCTTGGCACATCGACAAAATTTTTTAGATTTGTATGGCAATAATATTGTTGTCGATACTGACCTGTTTGAAGGGATGTATCCACTTTTAGAAGAGTTAGAAGCTCAGCAAATTCCGTGGGGTATTGTCACCAATAAACCACGTGGTTTAAGTGAATCTCTTCTAGAAAAGTTAAACCTGACAGAACGCTGTGCGGTTTTGGTATGTCCGGAAGATGTTTCTAAAACCAAGCCAGACCCGGAACCTATGTATTTGGCTGCAAAGCAGTTAAATATCCCGGCAAATGAAATCATCTATGTTGGGGATCACCCACGTGATATCGATGCTGGTCGCAATGCTGATATGTATACCATCTTGGCAGCTTATGGCTATTTACCTATCGAACATCGGGATGATTTAAACGCTTGGCAAGCCGATTCGATTGTAAATACGGTGACAGAATTACACGAGTTGTTACGTCAAAAGCTTCCTGCTCTACAGGAAAATCAGCGTATGATAAGTTAA
- a CDS encoding ferredoxin reductase, with protein sequence MNATLNYQPHWVREDFVDFVLQKINATWAWKRVLAEVTAVQPLHTDMVLIKLKPNRNFNFEQVCAGQSILLTLLIDGVYQQRSYSIIEVTTQGEIALGIKVQGLVSRAAQLLHVGECVEISQPQGDFTLHQGQQPAILIASGSGITAIYSLLQQALKQQLEQIHVIYFNRAEIFHAELKALAEQHPQLQYHFFNTSEQKQHLTESLLQKLVPDFAQTATYICGHHGMMQQANEIYVQKGAQSQLHQEYFQPLQVTGTHAAQPVIFRRAQHEFLAETNLLSSAEQAGLRPQHGCRMGVCNKCSCTKVSGVTQNLLTGEIEDQPNRPIKLCVSQALSPVTIDL encoded by the coding sequence ATGAACGCAACACTTAACTATCAACCACATTGGGTTCGAGAAGATTTCGTTGATTTTGTTTTGCAGAAAATTAACGCGACTTGGGCTTGGAAAAGGGTACTTGCAGAAGTTACCGCTGTTCAGCCACTTCATACCGATATGGTACTGATAAAACTTAAACCAAATCGTAATTTTAATTTCGAACAGGTTTGTGCGGGACAAAGCATTCTACTGACGTTGCTTATCGATGGCGTTTACCAACAACGTAGCTATTCGATTATTGAAGTAACCACTCAAGGTGAAATCGCTTTAGGTATTAAAGTACAAGGCTTGGTGTCTCGTGCAGCTCAACTATTACATGTAGGCGAGTGTGTTGAGATTTCACAGCCACAAGGTGATTTTACTTTGCATCAAGGTCAGCAGCCTGCGATTTTGATTGCCTCAGGAAGCGGTATTACTGCAATTTATTCACTCTTGCAGCAAGCTTTGAAACAGCAGCTTGAACAAATTCATGTCATTTATTTTAATCGTGCGGAAATTTTTCATGCTGAATTAAAAGCTTTGGCAGAACAGCATCCACAGCTTCAATATCATTTTTTTAATACCAGCGAGCAAAAGCAGCATTTAACTGAAAGCTTACTGCAAAAGTTGGTTCCAGATTTTGCGCAGACTGCGACCTATATATGTGGGCACCACGGCATGATGCAGCAGGCGAATGAAATTTATGTGCAAAAAGGTGCTCAGTCTCAGCTTCATCAAGAATATTTCCAACCACTTCAAGTGACTGGTACACATGCAGCACAGCCTGTTATTTTCCGCCGTGCTCAACACGAATTTTTAGCTGAAACAAATTTACTGAGCAGTGCAGAGCAGGCGGGACTACGCCCGCAACATGGCTGCCGTATGGGTGTTTGTAATAAATGCAGTTGTACCAAAGTGAGCGGAGTTACTCAAAACCTGTTAACAGGTGAAATTGAAGACCAACCGAACCGTCCAATTAAACTATGCGTGAGCCAGGCATTAAGCCCAGTCACGATTGATCTATAA
- a CDS encoding TetR family transcriptional regulator — MSIRDERKQQSRQALLDAALHLSTSGRSFSSISLREVAREVGLVPTAFYRHFQDMDELGKELVDQVALHLKSVLHQLGQSYLQHKSAKTQTSIELFVQAVNHSPKQWQFMIAERWGGSETVRAAIAREIEFLIEDLTTDLTKLENFKHIQNPQDLNVLSTILTNMSFTWAMTWLNLAKQYQGEQLKQQQTAFIENASTQVRLLFRGIANWER; from the coding sequence ATGTCGATACGGGATGAACGAAAACAGCAAAGTCGTCAGGCACTTCTGGATGCAGCCTTGCATCTGAGCACGTCTGGGCGTTCGTTCAGTAGTATCAGTTTGCGTGAAGTTGCACGTGAAGTGGGTTTAGTGCCAACAGCGTTCTATCGTCATTTTCAAGACATGGATGAACTCGGGAAAGAGTTGGTTGACCAAGTTGCCCTACATTTAAAAAGCGTTTTACATCAACTTGGCCAGAGTTATTTACAGCACAAGTCTGCAAAAACCCAAACCAGTATTGAGCTATTTGTGCAGGCAGTGAATCATAGCCCTAAACAGTGGCAATTTATGATTGCTGAACGTTGGGGTGGTTCAGAGACGGTCCGTGCAGCCATTGCTAGAGAAATTGAATTTTTGATTGAAGATCTCACAACAGATCTGACTAAACTCGAAAATTTTAAACATATTCAAAATCCTCAAGACTTAAATGTCTTATCTACCATTTTGACCAATATGTCATTTACATGGGCAATGACGTGGCTCAACCTCGCCAAACAATATCAAGGTGAGCAACTTAAACAGCAACAAACTGCATTTATTGAAAATGCGTCTACACAAGTTCGCTTACTGTTTAGAGGCATTGCTAACTGGGAACGGTAA
- the ubiG gene encoding bifunctional 2-polyprenyl-6-hydroxyphenol methylase/3-demethylubiquinol 3-O-methyltransferase UbiG — MSQLNVDLQEIAKFEALAAKWWDQHSEFRPLHQINPLRLNWIDERAGGLAGKKVLDVGCGGGILAESMARRGADVLGIDMGEAPLAVGRLHAQQENVQNIEYRQIPVEELAQEQAGQYDVVTCMEMMEHVPDPASIVKACQTLVKPGGHVFFSTINRNPKSYLFAIIGAEYVLRMLPKGTHDYHKFIRPSEMAHDIRNAGLTLKEMTGLHYNPITKRYWLAPNVDVNYMVHTVKTGA; from the coding sequence ATGTCGCAATTGAATGTTGATTTACAAGAAATCGCAAAATTTGAAGCACTTGCTGCCAAATGGTGGGATCAACATTCTGAATTTCGCCCACTTCATCAAATCAATCCTTTACGCTTGAACTGGATTGATGAACGTGCAGGTGGCCTTGCCGGTAAAAAAGTACTTGATGTCGGCTGTGGCGGCGGTATTTTGGCTGAAAGCATGGCACGTCGTGGAGCAGATGTACTGGGCATTGATATGGGTGAAGCGCCTTTAGCCGTAGGCCGTTTGCATGCTCAACAAGAAAATGTTCAAAATATTGAATATCGTCAAATTCCAGTTGAAGAGTTGGCGCAAGAACAAGCAGGCCAATATGATGTGGTCACTTGTATGGAAATGATGGAACATGTTCCAGACCCGGCATCCATTGTGAAAGCATGTCAGACTTTGGTTAAACCAGGTGGCCATGTGTTCTTCTCGACCATCAACCGTAACCCGAAATCTTATTTATTCGCCATTATTGGTGCTGAATATGTACTGCGCATGCTGCCAAAAGGTACGCATGATTATCACAAGTTTATTCGCCCATCTGAAATGGCACATGACATTCGTAATGCAGGCTTAACTTTAAAAGAAATGACAGGCTTGCACTACAACCCAATTACGAAGCGTTATTGGTTAGCACCAAATGTTGATGTTAACTATATGGTTCATACAGTAAAGACAGGTGCATGA
- a CDS encoding YciK family oxidoreductase, protein MKYSEYQPRPDLLKDRIILITGAGDGIGRAAALSYALHGATVVLHGRTLNKLEVIYDEIEGLGAPQPAILPLQLSSASDRDYDFLVSTLEKQFGRLDGILHNAGILGERVELAHYPAEVWDDVMAVNLRAPFALTQALLPLLQKSENASVVFTSSGVGREARALWGAYSVSKVAIEAVSKIFAAEHTYPNIRFNCINPGATRTAMRAKAYPEEDPKTLPTPESIMPAYLYLMGEDSLTLNGQSIDAQD, encoded by the coding sequence ATGAAATATTCAGAATATCAACCTCGTCCGGATCTACTCAAAGATCGAATTATTTTAATCACTGGTGCTGGTGATGGAATTGGGCGAGCTGCGGCCCTCAGTTATGCTTTACATGGTGCAACTGTCGTCTTGCATGGTAGAACCTTAAATAAACTTGAAGTAATTTATGATGAAATTGAAGGTTTAGGCGCACCTCAACCTGCTATTTTACCCCTCCAGCTTTCGAGTGCTTCCGATCGCGATTATGACTTTTTAGTAAGTACACTAGAAAAACAATTTGGTCGTCTGGATGGCATTTTGCATAATGCGGGTATTTTGGGTGAGCGGGTAGAACTTGCACATTATCCAGCAGAAGTATGGGATGATGTGATGGCAGTCAATTTACGTGCACCTTTTGCTTTAACCCAAGCTTTATTACCGCTATTACAAAAGTCAGAAAACGCTTCTGTCGTATTTACCAGCTCAGGTGTAGGCCGTGAGGCACGCGCGCTCTGGGGTGCGTATTCTGTCTCGAAAGTCGCGATTGAAGCGGTGAGCAAGATTTTTGCGGCTGAGCATACTTATCCAAATATTCGCTTTAATTGTATTAACCCAGGGGCTACACGTACTGCCATGCGTGCTAAAGCTTATCCTGAAGAAGATCCGAAAACATTACCAACACCTGAGTCCATCATGCCGGCTTATCTTTATTTAATGGGTGAAGATAGCTTAACGCTCAATGGACAAAGTATTGATGCACAGGATTAA
- a CDS encoding thiol:disulfide interchange protein DsbA/DsbL: protein MKKLVLGGLSAAIMAVSGSAMAADFVAGKDYTVIANPGKVEVPGKIEVREFFWYGCPHCFKLEPHMQTWLKQIPSDVRFVRTPAAMNKVWEQGARTYYTSEALGVRKRTHLPLFHAIQVNGQQIFDQASAAKFFTRYGVPEQKFNSTYNSFAVTAKVAESNKLAQQYQLTGVPAVVVNGKYVVQGEDGKVTQVLNYLIEKERKAK, encoded by the coding sequence ATGAAAAAATTGGTTTTGGGTGGTTTGAGTGCAGCAATTATGGCCGTATCGGGTAGTGCAATGGCAGCAGATTTTGTTGCTGGTAAAGACTACACCGTAATCGCCAATCCAGGCAAAGTGGAAGTACCGGGGAAAATCGAAGTTCGTGAGTTCTTTTGGTATGGCTGTCCGCACTGTTTTAAACTTGAACCACATATGCAAACGTGGTTAAAACAAATTCCGAGTGATGTACGTTTTGTGCGTACGCCAGCAGCCATGAACAAAGTATGGGAACAAGGGGCACGTACTTACTATACATCTGAGGCATTAGGTGTACGTAAGCGCACGCATTTACCATTATTCCATGCAATTCAGGTGAATGGTCAGCAGATTTTTGACCAGGCTTCTGCGGCTAAATTCTTTACTCGTTACGGTGTGCCTGAACAAAAATTTAATAGCACTTACAACTCATTTGCTGTAACTGCAAAAGTTGCCGAGTCAAATAAACTTGCTCAACAGTACCAATTAACAGGTGTTCCAGCAGTTGTCGTTAATGGTAAATATGTTGTACAGGGTGAAGATGGTAAAGTTACTCAAGTCCTTAATTACTTAATTGAAAAAGAACGTAAGGCAAAATAA
- the rph gene encoding ribonuclease PH has translation MRIDQRALDQLREVKITRNYTRYAEGSVLVEFGHTKVLCTASIDNSVPRFLKGQGQGWVTAEYGMLPRSTHSRCDREAARGKQTGRTQEIQRLIGRSLRAMVDLKKLGENTITIDCDVIQADGGTRTASITGAAVALVDAMNVLLAQKKIKQDPLKGLVAAISVGMYQDEVLLDLCYEEDSNCQTDLNVVMTQAGEFIEIQGTAEDKPFTRAQSNAMLEMAEKGIAELIKKQQEALGW, from the coding sequence ATGCGTATTGACCAACGTGCATTAGACCAATTACGTGAAGTGAAAATTACACGAAACTACACCCGTTATGCTGAAGGTTCTGTGCTGGTCGAATTTGGTCACACCAAAGTCCTTTGTACTGCAAGCATTGATAACTCAGTGCCACGCTTTCTAAAAGGCCAAGGTCAAGGCTGGGTAACAGCAGAATATGGCATGTTACCGCGCTCAACACACTCACGTTGTGATCGTGAAGCTGCTCGTGGCAAACAAACTGGTCGTACTCAAGAAATCCAACGCCTCATTGGTCGTAGCTTACGTGCGATGGTTGATTTGAAAAAGCTTGGTGAAAATACTATTACCATCGACTGTGACGTCATTCAGGCAGATGGTGGTACACGTACTGCTTCAATCACTGGTGCTGCTGTAGCATTGGTTGATGCGATGAATGTTTTACTTGCACAGAAAAAAATTAAGCAAGATCCACTTAAAGGCTTAGTTGCTGCAATTTCTGTAGGCATGTATCAAGACGAAGTATTGCTTGATCTTTGTTATGAAGAAGACTCGAACTGTCAAACTGACTTAAATGTCGTGATGACACAAGCAGGCGAGTTTATTGAAATTCAAGGTACTGCCGAAGACAAACCGTTTACCCGTGCTCAAAGCAATGCCATGTTAGAAATGGCCGAAAAAGGAATTGCCGAGCTCATTAAAAAGCAACAAGAAGCTTTAGGCTGGTAA